DNA from Daucus carota subsp. sativus chromosome 1, DH1 v3.0, whole genome shotgun sequence:
TCAACATGGtttctttgtaaatttttttaggTTCCAGTGCTTGAAACCCCTGACGGTCCTATTTTCGAGAGTAATGCCATAGCACGTTATGGTGAGAGATGATTTAATTAAATGGTTTTAGGAATATGATCCTCTCTTCTGActgctttttccttttcttttgctCTGCAGTTACTAGATTGAATCTTGAAAATTCTCTCTTTGGCTCTTCTCTAATTGACTATGTAGGTCATTTTTACATCTCTTATGCTGTCTGTGTAGTTAGAAAATGTAATAGTTCAATTCAGAACCTTACGTTTTAGTTTAAAATCTGCTATGACAGGGTCATGTTGAGCAATGGATTGATTTTGCATCTCTGGAGATAGATGCAAATATTGGTAGATGGTTATATCCTCGATATGGTTTTGCTGTGTACCTGCCTCCGGTATATGAGAGAACCttgtgtttagcatgttttttTGTTGTGCTTTTCTAAGTATACTGATTACTATTTCTCATTCTGCATACAGGCCGAAGAAGCTGCAATTGCTGCATTAAAGAGAGCACTAGGAGCTCTAAATAGCCATCTTGCTTCAACCACATACTTGGTGGGGCATTCCATTACACTTGCTGATATTGTCCTTACATGCAACTTGGCACTGGGATTTGGCCGAATTTTGACCAAAAGTTTTACATCTGAGTTTCCACATGTGGAGAGATATTTTTGGACCTTGGTTAACCAACCAAACTTTTCTAAGATAATAGGCAAGCTGGAACAGGCAGAATCTATTCCACCTCTTCCTTCAGTAAAGAAGCCTGCTCAGCCTAAAGAAACTGCTAAATCGAAGCCTAAAGATGAGCCTAATAAAGAAGCAGAAAAGCCTAAAGTTGAAGAGGCCCCTGAGGAAGAAGCACCAAAGCCAAAGGCTAAGAATCCACTAGATGCTTTGCCTCCTAGCAAAATGATACTAGATGAATGGAAGCGTCTGTACTCCAATACCAAGACCAACTTCCGTGAGGTCGCTGTTAAAGGTATTTATTATATCTATTACATATTTGTACAGATTGGTGCCTCCTTTAATTTTTCCACATTCTTGTTATGTAAGTAAGATTCTAAGAGCGAGTCAAAGAGATCCCTTATATGACGTCCcaagttataatttagggcatttggtcaaaaacttgatccaacaatgtcctagtgatgacTTGTATCCCTAGGACAACCTCTCCAAGCCTTATTTTTAAGGCACCTCTTTCCTTGCCCTATCCTAGATTTTATAATAAAGGAATACacacactctctttctctctttgcTTTATATTGtcctttaatgatgaaagaaaacttttaataataaaatattaaatatatagtgaggataaggcacattgttggagttgaagttagttAAATATGCCATAAATTACTaagacatactccctccgtcctcctgagtagtatacattgggggacggggacgtggcacggactttaatgctcttgtaaagtatagttgtgtaatttatttttaaaattttctttttctgaattaaagtttggatgttatatttttattcagaaaaaaaaaatctcaaaaataagttacggaactatattttataagagcattgaaatgcgtgtcgagcagttgaagagaaacgtatacaattaaatgggacagagggagtaactttttATATTACATCTTAGGCTTGAACTatgacattgttggacttgctctaattttgacttttgactgtTGACTGCATATAGTCATTCATTGTGTTCGTATTTTTCTTTCATATCCTCATTAAGTAAACTGCAAGTTTTTTGTTAGTGTATTTGTTTaacgttttttttttccttttgcgGAGCATCTCTAAGTACTTGAAAAAACTAGAGTTTTGAACCATGGAAACTGGAAAGCTATTGGTTAAAAGAAAAGCTACTTTTGTTAAAAGTTTTAAGTTGAAAGTTTGAGTTTTACAGTTGCCTGCCTACCGTATTATAGTTGTCATGTGCAAAGGTTATCCTACAATTGATTTGCTACTTATGACGTATCTGGAATGATTTAATTTATGGCTGATCAATACCTCTTGGTTCTGTTTGCAGGATTTTGGGACATGTATGATCCCGAGGGATACTCTCTTTGGTTCTGTAACTACAAGTACAATGAGGAAAATACCGTCTCATTTGTGACCATGAATAAGGTGGGAGGTTTCCTTCAACGCATGGATCTGGCTCGCAAGTATGCATTTGGAAAGATGTTGGTGATCGGAAATCAGCCACCATACAAGGTCCAGGGATTGTGGCTTTTCCGCGGGAAAGAGATTCCTCAATTTGTTATGGATGAGTGTTACGATATGGAGCTGTACGAGTGGACCAAGGTAGATATCAATGACGAAGCTCAAAAGGAGCGTGCAAGCCAAATGATAGAGGATCATGAGCCATTTGAGGGTGAGGATCTTTTGGACGCCAAGTGTTTCAAGTGAAACATTCAAGTTATGAAACGACCTCAGAAATATTTGAGGCCTGTTCTACTTTTGGTACCTATTTTACAATTTAAGGAgctggtattgtatcatgattttcaatgacttttattgacttttaaaatctaggtgtattcaattaagatttttaaatactctttaaaagtaaagaggtattgtatcaggatttctaaaaagtctttcaaagtttgaggtattgaattacaacttttaaagagttattaaaagtcagttgttattcaatatatcaatgactttggtggaaatatataattgatagacttttaatgactttctatgaaaaattgcatatatttttttaaaaaattgtcaggccatttttgaaaagatttgacatgactttTATCTTCCCTCAATTAACCAGTCGCTCCAACCTAGGGTTCATCCTCTGCAAAAAGTCTCTCCAATTCATCCTCTGTGAAAAATGTTCCTTTTTTTCTCTATATAGATCTACTTGCTTCTActcatgatttttaatttatacagaTTGTTGAAAATCTCAAtcttgttagagcatctccaactatTGAAAGCctttggctaaaaggtgagttggcatacttaaaataaaaaaatttagccaacaactcgaaaaactcaactccaaccatgctcagctgttgtctataaatttagccaacctcctatggatggctaaatttgtcgaaactCTACAGGcttgtaagaaaatctgtaggaagattgcacataatttattaacatattaaactgatatattctattttaacaatctaaaatattaataacatactatttttaaattatagccaactaatatagccaataccattgaagcaaaatgtcttacaggttcagcaaattttacataatgtcttacaggttctatttagccaacgattatagccaacgccgttggagatactcttaTAAGCATACAACGAAAATTCAGCTACATTCAGAGCCTACCAGGCATATATGCCATGCAAAGGCCATACCTACCAATTAAACATCCGTACACTTTCAAGCCTAACAATCCACATATAGTGACTGAATCAAGTGAAGTAGAATTCTGTATCGACGAGAAGCACTACTTAAGTAGACCAGAAATGTTGCAGTATTAAAGGCAACATGATCAGTCTTCCAACAACTCTACGTACTTGAGCTATATCAGTCCGTTTATGGTATCAAAACACatcattattaaatatgaagaataaaaacatataattctCGAACTCTAAAATCCGTAAATTTATAGTATCAAAAGTGAATACGAAAATCTGATACAAGGTCACAATTAacattatgtttataaatatgattcaatAAACAGTATTATAGTATATACACCCAACTTGGGTATAGCAGAAGATCGAGAAGGTATAGCAAAAGGTCTAGAGGGTTTCAGAGAggctatttatgattttaataaaagtctattaaagtatttcaaagttatgaatttgtaaaaaaaaagtccgttaaagtttttaaaagtcattgtctcgggagtcatgaattgtttttgaatcttaagaagtcaacgagagtcattaaaagtctataaaatccattaaagtcgtcctcccaaaatttgtcattaaaagtcacgatacaataccagcccctAAGTTATGACATGACCTCAGAAATCTCTGAGGCCTAGTGTACTTGCCGGAGATTATCTTGTTTTTACAGATTATGCTttgtagttattttctttgagcaacggtgtttgtgttttttggTGTTTTCTAGTGAGTGCTATTGATTAGACTTTACAATAGTTTACTGaaggatattaatattgaaCTCTGTTGTCTGCAAATTAGTTGAGCTGATCCTGTTTTACATCTTCAAATGTCTGCCAGAATGTACAATTTGCCATTTGTTGAATAAAAAACGTAGTAGCTGTATAAATATCTATATACTTAATTCCTAAATACAAAGAAACTGGAAAAAGATTATTTCTACCCCCGCTGTTTTTTTACAATAATACAAACAAATGCCTGTTTATGTCCTTTTGATCCCATTTGGATAATCAAGTTATATATGAGTTTTTAAAACAATACAAACAAATACCTATTTATGTCCTCGTGATATAATGTGGATAGTCCACTCAATTCTTTATTCTTTACTCCTTCCGTCCTTAAatacttttcttttttgtctttatcacgtttgccaacatatatttttaatcattaatatctttaatttcatattagtattaaatataaaaatttcaccataTCAAAGTACTCATAAATATGAAACTAACAATatcactcatgattatatttatttttatagattagacgtaaattagtaatttgcctcatgttatgaacagtcccgacatatcaaacgagaaattttttttgatactGAGAGAGTATATATTATGTACTACAAACGAGTTAACCCAATTTCTTGAGGGCCCCCAATTGGGGTACTATATATCGTGTACTATATATTGTGTATTATATCGGATTTTGCAACGAGTTAACCCAATTTTTTGCGGTGCTGGCTATTGGGGTGTGCAAATAGCCCCAAATTTTTGAGGGCcccaattttaaaaatttcacaGCATAACATAAAGAATATGAGAGTGTGGGAATGATAATTTGATACGAGCTTGGGCAGTTTGTACAAGGCAAAAATATGAGAGTTCAGGTTCAAGTAACAGTCCTGGAAGTTGAAGCTCGTGGAATGGAGGAGGGCATAAGATGGATTGAGGAGCTGGGAAAGATGGAGAGCGATTCAGAGATCACTGTGAAAGCAATAATgtctaagagcaactccaatgcaatgctatacttggttctattgctatattatagcatcaaaagtaaaaaaactcaactccaaaggggtgctatatttggatgcatccatgcatagatgcatccttggttctatatttgaaaccaaggatggatccatccatgttgccacatcatccttgattctatatttgttgagattttttataaaatttatagaagttaggtaaaagttaacgAGTTgcttaaatttgaaactagttataaaacttagcattggagtgcaagttttattttagcaccaaaaaacactttttggtgctatattatagcaatagcaataaatatatagcatctagcattggacttgctctaatgagATGCAGTTCTATAATGAGGCTGGCCATATTTTCGAGTTTTGTCATCAAAAGTTACAGCAGAGGAATGATGGTAAATCACGTCAAGAAGCAGGTAAATTGTGTCGCTCACCTTTTGGCTAGAGTACCATGTTTGTCGAATAGTTACAATATTTTCTTGTATCTTCCGAGTTCATTGTTGGAGACTTTATGTAACGAGCAAGTTTcttaatgaaaatttatttccatcaaaaagaaaaaactacCAAGAAttgaaaaatgataaatttctttTATAGCTTTATTACGAAGCAATAGtacaatttttttagatttatttGACTGATTATATCTACTATTACTTTTTACAGGAGAAAATCCTAATTATTTCAGCAAGAACTTTGCCTTTTCATATCCAAAATAAAGGGTTCgcccctgacaaaaaaaaataaagggttCGCCTTTTACTTTTGCAGCAATCGGAGGATGGAAGTAAATTTTGCAAAGCCAAAACatgcttttcttcttcttgttgtgCTACGGAACTAGATGAAGATATgatgttaattttttaaatatttttttacaattgtTATCCCTAGTTTTAATATTTTCGCAATGAATACCATTCATTTTACTTGATTAATTTTGACTTGATTACGTGATACTTGATTTTTATGcactatttgtatttaaatttttaatatttgataatgTTGGTGGATGATTTTGATTCTTGATGTATCCGTagaataaaatagtatatttaaaaCCTATGATTGTTtgtaaatatataacaaaatacatgttaaaaattcaaaatacgtGATACTCATCGAATGAATACTACAATATTAACTAAttgttacaaaattttaaaattaacattTATCTTGTGCGGAGCACGGACAATATTGCTAGTTGgcattaaaaattcaaacgatCGTTGACGTTTGGCTCAGTTGGGTTAAAGACCTCAAACTTGTGTCTTAGTATTTGgattaacaattttattttattgaatgaaATTCCAATTTAATAGTTAAGTCATTCTTTTTTCAACATTTTGGGATATTTATATACACTTCATTCCTATAATTCTTATTCGAACATGTGTCTACTTATTCTCATACTCAACATTCGTGTAATCCTCATTACTAAACGTAAGtctcaaatatataaaactcaCTTGAgataatgtatataattcacCAGTACATGAGGAGAATGTAGTAGGATAATAGCGAAATAACCAAATATTATTCACCAGAATAGAAGAATTTACAAAGCCCCAAACtcttatatttcttttatttaatcCGTTTTCTTCAATAATCTCTCTCATCGGGGAAGACTTTTTATCCTTTCGATTAGGCTGCTTTCTCTTCTTGGTGAGAGGTTTGTTTCCACTTCATGATGGTAAGTGGTggtttgatttggtgatgaaatttCGTATGGAATTGCAGTTTTGGTCGATAACTCAAATAATATGAAGCGACCACCAGTATTTTAACGAGAATGCATAAAttgggtacttgtatttgtatatacattattttcaaaatatcgcTTTACTGTCTCTTCATGAGAACAGGCAATTACAATTTAccgtttgttcgactcgatcattgatATCGATgtcgtatgattttttttattagattaacacctttttttatcaaaaaatgaaTGTATATAACTCAAGAGTAACATAAACAGTAACATAAACAGTATtatcaaattgaaaataaattgtgTATAAATTTGTCGCCACAACGGACGATAGTTATGCGTAATCACTGACGTGAGTGAGAAAAGGAGGGATGGAGGATAATtagttgtagacttgtagtacacGTATTTAGACCGCTGTCGGTTGAACCAACAAGCTAACAAGTGCAATCAAGAATAAATGTGTATTGATTTGCTGTACAGGTTCATCCTCAACTCTAGTTTTACGTAAACCTACATTTATATAAGAAATCCGTAGGAAGATTCCACATAATTTATTATCGTATTgaaatgatatattctattttaataatttaaaatattaataacatattattttttaaattataaacaaccaATCAATATTATTGAAGCACACCGTCTacagattcaacaaattttagatGATATCACATGCCAGTCCAATTTAgctaataattataaaagattCGTTAACTtatcatattaatttaaataaaagattataataattaacttatcatattaatttaaataaaagattataataattatcTGACTTGAAAAATGAGCTTGTAATGGTTCATCTggttaaatatatgataaacatGCGATGGAGTTTGAAATATgtagctattgttataattttaatttatgtatttgaaaaatatttttaaattatatatttaaatacaaaatttatgtTGTCCGCGGACACCCAAAGACTCTCGCTCATCCCaaaaattattagaacagactgcattgtcaaaaaaaaaacttctaaaCCAGGACTAGCAAGAGTGGCAGTCTTATTCGACAGTCTGCTCAGTGCTCACACACCTTATACAGAAACACTCCGATATAAACAAGAAAGCACACTCAAGTTGCAGTAGAGAAATTATGGGAGAGGTTCCAGCACTTGATGTCCCTCTTATCACCCCATACAAAATGGGAAATTTCCAGCTTTGTCATAGGTAatttttgttctttttgttgATCATTTATAGCCATATGCTTGATTTCTACTTGTATTTCATCACAATATATGAATGTTGGAGAATCGAATACATGGGTTAGGACTTTATTAGCAGGATAATCAACTACTTGGTTGGGGGTGTTGGatttattatttgaatgataagaatttttaaaactttgtaTTAGATAATTAGAAATGATAACTTGTCTCAAGTAAGGATTTGATTAAGCACAATAGTCAGAATTCATGACAATTTGACAATGCAGGAAGTTCCATTTTCGCAGATGGAGTTAGGTACATTCGTAGGAGTCCTCCATTGGGGAGGGTAGAGATGAAAACAAAAAAGATTTGTGCCTCCTAAACTAGAAATATGCGCATAAATCACTCGTTGCCTTCATTTTACAACTCTCAGTCTGGACTAATTAATCGTCTTAACTAAACTTTTTCTTTAAGTAAAATGCATTTCCCCTTTTAGCAGTATGTGATACTGCGCTAGTCTTTATTCTAAGAATCGTATTAGTACTATTTTTAGCTCCAGCCCCTTCTGCACATGtatgttaattttatataacaGCTTTGTTGATTGAGGTTCCCCTTACCTTGCCACTTTTCCTTTTTAGTTTGATATCTGTTGCTTTGGATTTTCAGCGGTGTAAGAGTCCgtataatatatgttcagtcTTATATTATGTGGTATTAAacaatggattttttttttcctgatctTTGGTGGAGCATTAATGTTTGTCTAATAAGATTTTGGATCTTTTACAGTTTCTCCTTGTAGtactgtaaatattttttatttcctgCAGAGTAGTTTTGGCGCCTCTGACAAGACAAAGATCGTATGGAAACGTTCCTCAGCCTCATGCTATATTATATTACTCCCAGAGAACCACAAAAGGGGGTCTTCTCATCTCTGAAGCCACTGGGGTTTCTGATACTGCCCAAGGGTAAATATGGTCTTTGTGGTTTTTGTACTCTAGATTATATAGACAAATGTAAATGCCTATATTCGATATGTTAGATTATAATGAAGATGACTTTTCATTGTAGGTATCCTGAAACACCAGGTATATGGACAAAAGAACAAGTAGAAGCCTGGAAACCGATTGTGGATGCTGTTCATGCCAAAGGCGGTGTATTTTTTTGTCAGATTTGGCACGTAGGGAGGATTTCTAATACGGGTATTACTTTTGACTGATTCATTCCTCAGAATTTTTCATTTGTATCAATTAGATTTAGATGTTGTCAACTTACTAAGAGTATCTTGTATAACTTGGATTCTATTCCTGCAGGTTTCCAGCCAAATGGACAGGCTCCAATCTCTAGTACAGACAAGATGCCAACTCCTCAAATTCGAAGCAATGGCACTGATGTTGCACGATTTACGCCTCCTCGACGACTGAGTACCGAGGAAATCCCTCAACATGTAAATGATTTCAGACTTGCTGCCAGGAATGCTATGGAAGCAGGTATTTTCCTTACGCTTTACCTAAATGTGCTATTTTGGGTATGTCAAAAGTGATAACTACCGCAAAGATACTCTTTTActtccaaatataatattaatcattagAATAGAACTGTGAAGAGTGAAGACACATATCTCATCTTTTAATACCCTGAAAACTTGTGAGCAGTAGTTATTTTTGTTGTACTGATATGATAATACCTTTCTAAGGTAAAACATGGGgaaagatatattttttatcattgCAAATCAGGAAATAGTATTCTTGGCTTCTTCGGTTTATCTTTGTAGTTTGTActatagaattaatattttgttttacaCAATTTTTTAGTTCTACATAATTTAGTTGTTACCTCTGTGAAGAATCCTATGTTGAACTTTTAAAGTCTATCCATATAATCACAAAAACTTATATGgttcttaaaaatataaagaatatgTTAAGTATCATATTAACAACTTATGTGAACTGATGAAACGAATATCGAATCTTAGGTTTATGCAATTTGACTTCATAATCTTAAAAATGAGGggtttcctcttgaacttttagaatAACTTAACTTTAAGAAAACTTCTGATGGGCTGCAttgatatctttttttttttctcttaacCAAAATGTAGGTTTTGATGGAGTTGAAATACATGGTGCTCATGGATACCTAATAGACCAGTTCTTGAAAGATCAAGTCAACGACCGAACAGACAAGTATGGGGGCTCCTTGGAGAACCGATGCAGATTTGCTCTGGAAATTGTTGAAGCTGTGTCCGAAGAGATAGGAGCAGATAGAGTAGGCATAAGGCTTTCACCCTTCGCAAATTACATGGAATCAGGAGATTCAAATCCGGAAGCTTTGGGGCTTTACATGGTTGAGTCCTTGAATAAATACAATATTCTCTACTCCCACATGGTTGAGCCAAGGATGAAAACCGTTGGAGAAATGGCCGAGAGTCCCCACAGTTTGGTGCCTATGAGAAAAGCATTTCATGGAACTTTTATTGTTGCTGGGGGCTATGGTAGGGAAGACGGTAATAAAGCTGTGGCTGAGGATCGTGCAGACCTTGTTGCTTATGGTAGGCATTTCCTGGCCAACCCAGATCTACCAAAGCGGTTTGAGCTTGATGCACCTCTCAACAAGTATGACAGAAGCACATTTTATATATCTGATCCGGTTGTTGGCTACACTGATTATCCATTTCTCGATGAAACAATTCATGCTCAAGTGAagtaatatgtaaaaatataagtTTAATGTGGTTCTTGTTTCCCCTTCCTGCGAGTGATTTGGGGGTTAATGTCTTTTTCTGGCTGCAAGTAGCATCTATCATTTATTCTATCTATACTATTGGTCAATCCAGCTTATGTGGATTACAAAACTTGTTTCACTATGTGACTTTTGAATGTAATGATATAAATTTGGTTAAGTTTGTAGCATTTTGCCTGAGAGATAATTCAAAATGACAATAACTGTTTGCAATAGTTGTTGTTTCACTGACAGTATGAAATTTAATGAATTCAAATCACACGTAGTGCTACTTATCCCAAAATTTGTTCCTAAAACTTTTTCTCAAATGATGTCGTGGACAAATGACGAGTTTTAATTGGACGGTTGATGTACATGTGAGTTGAACCAACTAGATTTGGGGAAAAAATTtgagaataatttttttgggtTACCTAGCATTTTCCTTTAAATCACTCTGCGAGATCATGCAGCGAGGAGCAATGTGAGCTTTTTCTATGCTTATTACGACCAACTACACTGGAGTAATCTCGACTTGTAGCCAATTTTCTATCTTTCTCCGAGCGCTTACCATCACCAACTATGCTGGAGTAATGTCGACTTGTAGCCAATGTTCTATCTTTTCGTTTGTCGTATTGATGTTAGACCTTAATGTTTTGCGGAATAACTATCCATTCCCCATCTCTTTAGTCACCACTAAAGGAGACGAGAGCACTTTGCATCCTGCtatttatataagataatatattttcttttgtaaaaaagaagttgcatttggttgcatttcattgcattgaattaCAATTACCtagtatatttgtaattattttcaataataaaattgcaaaaaaatata
Protein-coding regions in this window:
- the LOC108205269 gene encoding elongation factor 1-gamma 2, which translates into the protein MALILHAGNPNKNAWKALIAAEYCGVKVELVKDFQMGVSNKTPEFLEMNPMGKVPVLETPDGPIFESNAIARYVTRLNLENSLFGSSLIDYGHVEQWIDFASLEIDANIGRWLYPRYGFAVYLPPAEEAAIAALKRALGALNSHLASTTYLVGHSITLADIVLTCNLALGFGRILTKSFTSEFPHVERYFWTLVNQPNFSKIIGKLEQAESIPPLPSVKKPAQPKETAKSKPKDEPNKEAEKPKVEEAPEEEAPKPKAKNPLDALPPSKMILDEWKRLYSNTKTNFREVAVKGFWDMYDPEGYSLWFCNYKYNEENTVSFVTMNKVGGFLQRMDLARKYAFGKMLVIGNQPPYKVQGLWLFRGKEIPQFVMDECYDMELYEWTKVDINDEAQKERASQMIEDHEPFEGEDLLDAKCFK
- the LOC108211264 gene encoding 12-oxophytodienoate reductase 2; the protein is MGEVPALDVPLITPYKMGNFQLCHRVVLAPLTRQRSYGNVPQPHAILYYSQRTTKGGLLISEATGVSDTAQGYPETPGIWTKEQVEAWKPIVDAVHAKGGVFFCQIWHVGRISNTGFQPNGQAPISSTDKMPTPQIRSNGTDVARFTPPRRLSTEEIPQHVNDFRLAARNAMEAGFDGVEIHGAHGYLIDQFLKDQVNDRTDKYGGSLENRCRFALEIVEAVSEEIGADRVGIRLSPFANYMESGDSNPEALGLYMVESLNKYNILYSHMVEPRMKTVGEMAESPHSLVPMRKAFHGTFIVAGGYGREDGNKAVAEDRADLVAYGRHFLANPDLPKRFELDAPLNKYDRSTFYISDPVVGYTDYPFLDETIHAQVK